In the genome of Nocardia sp. NBC_00416, one region contains:
- a CDS encoding PadR family transcriptional regulator, with amino-acid sequence MENIENAEFRQGRGRRGHRGRPDADWAPGGAWFRHGGPPGFGPGFGPGFGSGFGPGFGPGFGRGRGRGGRGRRGDVRAAILLLLTERPMHGYELIQQIRERSDDLWRPSPGSIYPALSQLEDEGLITIEKVAGRKTAELTETGTAHVTENRAELGDPWAEVKEGVGAQTSDLRALIAPLLGAVAQVAAAGTPEQAAKAADVLTEARKALYRILAGDEEPGK; translated from the coding sequence ATGGAAAACATCGAGAACGCAGAATTTCGTCAAGGCCGCGGACGTCGCGGGCATCGCGGACGGCCGGACGCCGACTGGGCTCCGGGCGGCGCATGGTTCCGGCACGGTGGTCCGCCCGGATTCGGGCCCGGATTCGGGCCGGGCTTCGGATCAGGATTCGGGCCCGGTTTCGGCCCGGGGTTCGGGCGGGGCCGCGGGCGCGGCGGCCGCGGGCGGCGCGGTGACGTGCGGGCGGCGATCCTGCTGCTGCTCACCGAGCGCCCGATGCACGGATACGAGCTGATCCAGCAGATTCGCGAGCGCAGCGATGATCTCTGGCGGCCCAGCCCGGGATCCATCTATCCCGCACTGTCCCAGCTGGAGGACGAAGGACTCATCACCATCGAGAAGGTGGCCGGCCGCAAGACCGCGGAACTGACCGAGACAGGTACCGCCCATGTCACCGAGAACCGGGCGGAGCTCGGTGATCCGTGGGCCGAAGTGAAAGAGGGAGTCGGTGCCCAGACCAGTGATCTGCGCGCCCTGATCGCCCCGCTCCTGGGTGCCGTCGCGCAGGTGGCGGCCGCAGGCACCCCCGAACAGGCGGCCAAGGCGGCCGACGTCCTCACCGAGGCGCGGAAAGCCTTGTACCGCATCCTCGCCGGAGATGAAGAACCCGGAAAGTAA
- a CDS encoding molybdopterin oxidoreductase family protein, producing the protein MTTDTIARQCTLCEAHCGILVTVEDTKVTRVEGNPDDVLSKGYICPKATAMAGLHDDPDRLRTPVRRVGDRFEPIGWDEAFREIGTRLRRVRHDHGPHAVGMYLGNPAAHNSAIMYAFALRAGLMTRNFYTASSIDQFPQEFVAWQMYGSNFLMPIADIDRTDRLVIIGANPAVSNGSVTTMPGARDRIKEVRTRGGKVVVIDPRRTETARLADEHVSVLPGGDPYLLLAVLHVLITEDLCDRTAVRAQCSGLDDLRDLVADFTPENAAPHAGVDADTIRRLAREHAAAESAVMYARIGVCQTVTGTITHWLVNTINAVTGNLDRPGGQMYATPAVDLLPLARRMPPFYGAWTDRSGKYKSFRFELPVAALADEILDEGPGQIRAMITYAGNPVLSTPQRGRLDKALSSLDFYVAVDMYITETTRHADIILPPLSPLEREDLDILLTMFSVHNNIRYNARAIAPEADGLEDWEIMARLTTEILPLPLRSITGRALNAAFARFSPLRAAALGVAVGPHGMLRRGRKGITLAKVRAARGGIDLGPLQPRLRSLIATADRSVHLAPRQFVTEARRLLREAHEAGAVRDNGFDLRLIGRRHLRSNNSWLHNVPAMVKGRDRCTALMHPQDATARGLSEGGRVTVSSPIGSIVVPVEISDDIRPGTVAIPHGWGHGEPGVGWTVAASTPGANVNLLHDPEQVDRISGNAAVNSTWVKVAAV; encoded by the coding sequence CCCACTGCGGCATCCTGGTGACCGTCGAGGATACGAAAGTCACTCGGGTCGAAGGCAATCCCGACGACGTGCTCTCCAAGGGCTACATCTGCCCCAAGGCCACCGCCATGGCGGGCCTGCACGATGATCCCGACCGCCTGCGCACCCCGGTGCGCCGCGTGGGCGACCGATTCGAGCCCATCGGCTGGGACGAGGCGTTCCGCGAGATCGGCACCCGGCTCCGGCGGGTGCGCCACGACCACGGACCGCATGCGGTGGGCATGTACCTCGGCAACCCCGCCGCGCACAATTCGGCGATCATGTACGCCTTCGCACTGCGTGCCGGGCTGATGACCCGCAACTTCTACACCGCGTCGTCGATCGACCAGTTCCCGCAGGAATTCGTGGCCTGGCAGATGTACGGGTCGAACTTCCTGATGCCCATCGCCGATATCGACCGCACCGACCGGCTGGTGATCATCGGCGCCAACCCCGCCGTGTCCAACGGCTCGGTCACCACCATGCCGGGCGCCCGCGACCGGATCAAGGAGGTGCGCACCCGCGGCGGCAAGGTCGTGGTGATCGACCCGCGGCGCACCGAAACCGCACGCCTGGCCGACGAACACGTATCGGTGCTGCCGGGCGGTGACCCCTACCTGCTGCTGGCCGTCCTGCACGTGCTCATCACCGAGGACCTGTGCGACCGGACCGCCGTTCGCGCCCAGTGCAGCGGACTCGACGACCTGCGCGACCTGGTCGCCGATTTCACCCCGGAGAACGCCGCCCCGCACGCCGGGGTGGACGCCGATACGATCCGGCGCCTGGCCCGGGAGCACGCCGCGGCGGAATCGGCGGTGATGTACGCGCGGATCGGGGTCTGCCAGACGGTCACCGGAACGATCACCCACTGGCTGGTCAACACCATCAACGCGGTCACCGGCAACCTCGACCGGCCGGGTGGCCAGATGTACGCCACGCCCGCGGTCGACCTGCTGCCGCTGGCACGGCGGATGCCGCCGTTCTACGGCGCCTGGACCGATCGATCCGGGAAGTACAAATCGTTCCGGTTCGAACTGCCGGTGGCGGCGCTGGCCGACGAGATCCTCGACGAAGGCCCCGGACAGATCCGCGCCATGATCACCTATGCCGGCAACCCGGTGCTGTCCACCCCGCAGCGCGGACGCCTCGACAAAGCGCTGAGTTCGCTGGATTTCTATGTGGCAGTGGATATGTACATCACCGAGACCACCCGGCACGCCGATATCATCCTGCCGCCACTGTCCCCGCTCGAACGCGAAGACCTCGACATCCTGCTGACCATGTTCAGTGTGCACAACAACATTCGCTACAACGCGCGCGCGATCGCACCGGAGGCCGACGGCCTCGAGGACTGGGAGATCATGGCCCGGTTGACGACCGAGATCCTGCCGCTCCCGCTGCGATCGATCACCGGCCGTGCCCTCAACGCGGCATTCGCCCGGTTCAGCCCGTTGCGCGCGGCGGCGCTCGGGGTGGCGGTCGGCCCGCACGGGATGCTGCGCCGGGGCCGCAAGGGCATCACCCTGGCGAAGGTGCGCGCCGCACGCGGGGGTATCGACCTGGGCCCGCTGCAGCCCCGGCTGCGCTCGCTCATCGCCACCGCGGATCGCTCGGTCCACCTGGCGCCCCGGCAGTTCGTGACCGAGGCACGCCGCCTGCTGCGCGAAGCACACGAGGCCGGCGCGGTCCGCGACAACGGCTTCGATCTCCGACTCATCGGACGACGCCACCTGCGCAGCAACAACTCCTGGCTGCACAATGTGCCGGCGATGGTGAAAGGCCGCGACCGCTGCACCGCGCTCATGCACCCGCAGGACGCCACCGCGCGGGGACTTTCCGAAGGCGGCCGGGTCACGGTGAGCTCGCCCATCGGATCCATCGTGGTTCCGGTGGAGATCAGCGACGATATCCGGCCGGGTACGGTGGCGATCCCACACGGCTGGGGTCACGGGGAACCGGGTGTGGGCTGGACCGTCGCCGCATCGACGCCAGGGGCGAACGTGAATCTGCTCCACGATCCCGAACAGGTGGACCGCATCTCCGGCAACGCGGCGGTCAACAGCACCTGGGTGAAGGTGGCGGCCGTGTAG
- a CDS encoding MmcQ/YjbR family DNA-binding protein, with product MGITWANVVRLATDLPEVAESTSYRTPALKVSGKGFARLRSEAEGGLALRCEMVEKEALLASGDPAFYTTPHYDGYPYILIDLDRVDLEQLRELLDAAWWLVAPAKLRRSREGGGAE from the coding sequence ATGGGTATCACCTGGGCGAACGTGGTACGACTGGCCACCGATCTGCCGGAGGTCGCCGAATCGACCTCCTACCGGACCCCCGCGCTCAAAGTGTCGGGCAAGGGTTTCGCACGGCTGCGCAGCGAGGCCGAAGGCGGCCTCGCGCTGCGTTGCGAGATGGTGGAGAAAGAGGCGCTGCTGGCCTCGGGCGACCCCGCCTTCTACACCACCCCGCACTACGACGGTTATCCCTACATCCTCATCGACCTCGACCGGGTGGACCTCGAACAGTTGCGTGAACTGCTCGATGCGGCCTGGTGGCTGGTCGCTCCCGCGAAACTGCGCCGCTCCCGGGAGGGCGGCGGCGCCGAGTGA
- the coaBC gene encoding bifunctional phosphopantothenoylcysteine decarboxylase/phosphopantothenate--cysteine ligase CoaBC: MARVVVGVGGGIAAYKACALVRRFTETGHTVRVIPTEAALQFVGRATFEALSGHPVHTGVFADVPEVPHVRLGQEAELVVIAPATADLMARAAQGRADDLLTATLLTARCPVLFAPAMHTEMWEHAATVANVAALRAHGATVMEPASGRLTGTDTGPGRLPEPEEIFGLASLLLERTDAVPRDLAGRRVVITAGGTREPLDPVRFLGNRSSGKQGYALARVAAQRGAQVTLIAGNTIEMAPPAAVDLVHITTAEQLKTAVDKHAVGADAVIMAAAVADFRPTSVAAAKIKKGKDEPATIALSRTEDILAGLVQARRDGRLPGTAIVGFAAETGDADGDVITHARAKLARKGCDLLVVNAVGDGKAFEVDTNDGWLLRADGSEQALDHGSKALLASRVLDALGPLLS, from the coding sequence ATGGCGCGGGTAGTTGTCGGGGTGGGCGGTGGAATCGCCGCATACAAGGCGTGCGCCCTGGTACGGCGGTTCACCGAGACCGGTCATACCGTCCGGGTGATCCCTACCGAAGCGGCACTGCAGTTCGTGGGTAGAGCGACCTTCGAGGCGCTGTCCGGCCACCCGGTGCACACCGGGGTGTTCGCCGACGTGCCGGAGGTCCCGCATGTGCGGCTGGGGCAGGAGGCGGAACTCGTCGTCATCGCCCCCGCCACCGCGGACCTGATGGCGCGGGCCGCGCAGGGCCGCGCCGACGATCTACTCACCGCGACTCTGCTCACGGCTCGATGTCCGGTTCTGTTCGCGCCCGCCATGCACACCGAGATGTGGGAGCATGCGGCGACCGTCGCGAACGTGGCGGCGCTGCGCGCCCACGGCGCGACCGTCATGGAGCCCGCTTCCGGTCGGCTCACCGGGACCGATACCGGGCCCGGGCGGCTGCCCGAACCCGAGGAGATCTTCGGTCTCGCGTCGCTGCTGCTCGAACGCACGGACGCGGTACCCCGTGATCTGGCGGGCCGGCGGGTGGTGATCACCGCGGGTGGGACCCGGGAGCCGCTGGATCCGGTCCGTTTCCTCGGCAATCGCAGCTCCGGTAAGCAGGGGTACGCGCTGGCCAGGGTCGCCGCCCAGCGGGGTGCTCAGGTCACCCTCATCGCCGGCAACACCATCGAGATGGCGCCCCCGGCCGCAGTCGACCTGGTCCACATCACCACCGCCGAACAGCTGAAAACCGCCGTCGACAAGCACGCGGTCGGCGCGGACGCGGTGATCATGGCCGCCGCCGTGGCAGATTTCCGGCCCACGTCGGTGGCCGCGGCCAAGATCAAGAAGGGCAAGGACGAACCGGCCACCATCGCGCTGTCCCGGACCGAGGACATCCTCGCGGGTCTGGTCCAGGCGCGCCGGGACGGTCGCCTGCCCGGAACGGCCATCGTCGGTTTCGCGGCCGAGACCGGTGACGCGGACGGTGACGTGATCACCCATGCCCGGGCCAAGCTGGCCCGTAAGGGTTGCGATCTGCTGGTGGTGAACGCGGTCGGCGACGGTAAGGCGTTCGAGGTGGACACCAACGACGGTTGGCTGCTCCGCGCGGACGGTAGCGAACAGGCGCTCGATCACGGGTCCAAGGCACTGCTGGCCAGTCGCGTCCTGGACGCGCTGGGCCCGCTGCTGAGCTGA
- a CDS encoding esterase/lipase family protein encodes MAVALAGSAVLGITEATAQPPGYLPPTIPTDPAPPQTDHLGAVLYTKTHPDAVPRGVNDFGCVPDAAHPRPVILAHGTDASAYTDWAAIGTELVDQGFCVFALNYGGKPGAVTYGTEDMVLSAYQFAAFTDEVRTATGAEQVDLVGFSQGANVTRYYINKLGGAPKVDTWVGLASPTYGGVMYGLAPLAQQIPGAMELAERATSVAAVQQVQNSPFMRELNAGGDTVPGVRYVTIGSRFDEVIQPFENIALRGPGARNIVLQDGCPVDLTGHFHMVYDPYVFDLLFEVLEPELAPEPVCVPVPLGTGIPEVIIGGNI; translated from the coding sequence GTGGCCGTCGCACTGGCTGGGTCGGCGGTCCTCGGAATCACCGAGGCCACCGCCCAGCCCCCGGGTTACCTCCCCCCGACGATCCCCACCGACCCGGCTCCACCACAAACAGACCACCTGGGCGCGGTGCTCTACACGAAAACCCACCCGGACGCGGTGCCTCGGGGAGTCAACGACTTCGGCTGTGTCCCGGACGCGGCGCATCCGCGCCCGGTGATCCTGGCGCACGGGACCGACGCGAGCGCGTACACAGACTGGGCGGCCATCGGCACGGAACTCGTGGACCAGGGATTCTGTGTATTCGCCCTCAACTACGGCGGTAAACCGGGCGCCGTCACCTACGGCACCGAAGACATGGTGCTCAGCGCGTACCAGTTCGCCGCGTTCACCGACGAAGTGCGCACCGCGACCGGTGCCGAGCAGGTCGACCTCGTCGGATTCTCCCAAGGCGCCAATGTGACCCGGTACTACATCAACAAACTCGGCGGAGCGCCGAAAGTCGACACCTGGGTCGGGCTGGCCTCACCCACCTACGGCGGCGTCATGTACGGACTGGCGCCGCTGGCCCAGCAGATCCCCGGCGCGATGGAGCTGGCCGAGCGGGCGACTTCGGTCGCGGCGGTCCAGCAGGTGCAGAACTCACCGTTCATGCGAGAGCTGAACGCGGGCGGCGACACGGTGCCGGGCGTGCGGTACGTGACCATAGGCAGCCGGTTCGACGAGGTGATCCAGCCGTTCGAGAACATCGCGCTGCGCGGGCCCGGCGCGCGCAACATCGTGCTGCAGGACGGCTGTCCGGTCGATCTCACCGGCCATTTCCACATGGTCTACGACCCCTACGTGTTCGACTTGCTGTTCGAGGTTCTCGAGCCGGAACTCGCGCCGGAGCCGGTCTGCGTGCCGGTTCCCCTCGGTACCGGAATCCCCGAGGTCATCATCGGTGGCAATATCTGA
- a CDS encoding primosomal protein N', with protein sequence MDPISHPIARVLPLLTPAHLDRDFDYLVPPELDEIARPGVRVRVRFAGRLVDGYLLSRHTDTEHTGKLVRLERVVSAERVLTPEILRLATTVAARCAGTRADVLRLAIPPRHARVENGGAAKSVAGKNSPSPSTDDSVPEISDLEDGDAPAGASVADNRTARSDGAPVPSLRALPGSLADHSDAPTAGTGESRADLPTGTRPHPASDADVADTAGASTKAVGIEGVSRAGADSARGVPGVGGAAGAEDAGAGCAAMRSDAVAEGVPRPDAAVAGGARSGEPDGPGRTESASGEFPAGVDAAAWGRYRHGEAFLTALMRGRGARAAWQALPGEDWARRVAELAAVVVAEGRSAILMVPDQRDLDRVLRECERLVGDSAVGLSAGLGPAARYRRWLAVLRGTARVVVGTRSAVFAPAADLGLVAIWDDGDDTYAEPRAPYPHAREVAMLRAHDTGAAFVAAGFARTAEVAAIVESGWAHDLLADRATVRSAAPRISAPGDTDIALERDPNARAVRIPGAAFAAARQALAAGTGVLVQVPRRGYVPALSCTKCRTPARCRQCAGPLSLPGSDVGPGAGAQAAHSPLCRWCGRTEAAFRCPVCGGRALRAVVVGAARTAEELGRAFPGVPVRGSSGAALLDTVPPGPQVVVATVGAEPLLAGGYGVGLLLDGWALLGRADLRAAEDTLRRWLSAAALVRSDGQVLVMADPGVPTVQALLRWDPAGHAAAELAQRAEVGFPPAVRMAAVDGTAEGIAELLAVTELPAAAQVLGPVPLPAAARLPSGARGSGGEHGAEVERVLLRTPRAGGAALARALTAAQAIRSSQRADSPLRVQIDPLDIG encoded by the coding sequence CTGGACCCGATATCGCACCCGATCGCCCGGGTGCTGCCGCTGCTCACCCCGGCGCATCTGGACCGCGATTTCGACTACCTGGTGCCGCCGGAACTCGATGAGATCGCCCGGCCGGGTGTCCGGGTCCGGGTGCGGTTCGCCGGCCGCTTGGTGGACGGTTATCTGCTGTCCCGGCACACCGATACCGAGCACACCGGAAAACTGGTGCGACTGGAGCGGGTGGTGTCGGCCGAGCGGGTGCTCACGCCGGAGATCCTGCGGCTCGCGACAACTGTGGCGGCCCGATGCGCCGGAACCCGAGCCGATGTCCTGCGGCTGGCGATCCCGCCGCGCCACGCCCGGGTGGAGAACGGTGGTGCGGCGAAAAGCGTTGCGGGGAAAAATAGTCCGTCACCTTCGACGGACGATTCCGTGCCGGAAATCTCCGACCTCGAGGACGGGGACGCGCCCGCCGGGGCCTCGGTGGCCGATAACAGAACCGCGCGGTCAGACGGGGCGCCAGTCCCCTCGCTCCGCGCTCTTCCCGGCTCGCTCGCAGACCACAGTGATGCCCCGACGGCGGGGACCGGCGAATCACGCGCGGACCTGCCGACCGGCACCCGACCGCACCCGGCATCGGATGCCGACGTCGCGGACACGGCGGGCGCGTCCACGAAGGCGGTGGGTATCGAAGGAGTCTCCAGAGCGGGTGCGGACTCCGCCCGGGGGGTGCCGGGTGTCGGGGGCGCCGCCGGGGCGGAGGATGCCGGTGCCGGGTGCGCGGCAATGCGGTCGGATGCTGTCGCCGAGGGGGTCCCGAGGCCGGACGCCGCTGTAGCCGGAGGCGCCCGGAGCGGTGAACCGGACGGTCCGGGCCGGACGGAATCCGCGTCCGGGGAGTTTCCCGCCGGGGTGGATGCCGCGGCATGGGGAAGATACCGGCACGGGGAGGCGTTTCTCACCGCGCTGATGCGGGGGCGTGGCGCGCGTGCGGCCTGGCAGGCATTGCCGGGGGAGGACTGGGCGCGCCGGGTGGCCGAACTCGCCGCGGTGGTCGTCGCGGAGGGGCGCAGCGCGATCCTGATGGTTCCCGATCAGCGCGACCTCGATCGAGTGCTACGGGAATGCGAACGGCTGGTGGGTGATTCGGCGGTGGGGCTGTCGGCCGGTTTGGGTCCTGCGGCCCGATACCGGCGTTGGCTGGCGGTGCTGCGCGGGACCGCGCGGGTGGTGGTGGGCACCCGCAGCGCGGTATTCGCGCCCGCGGCCGATCTCGGGCTCGTGGCGATCTGGGACGACGGCGACGATACCTACGCCGAACCGCGCGCGCCGTATCCGCATGCTCGTGAGGTCGCCATGCTCCGCGCGCACGACACCGGCGCCGCGTTCGTGGCGGCCGGGTTCGCCCGGACCGCGGAGGTGGCGGCGATCGTGGAATCCGGGTGGGCCCACGATCTGCTCGCCGACCGGGCGACCGTGCGTTCGGCCGCCCCCCGCATCAGTGCCCCGGGTGATACCGATATTGCGCTCGAGCGTGATCCCAATGCTCGCGCGGTCCGTATCCCCGGCGCCGCGTTCGCCGCGGCCCGGCAGGCGCTCGCCGCCGGGACCGGGGTGCTGGTGCAGGTGCCGCGCCGCGGTTATGTACCGGCTCTGTCCTGTACGAAATGCCGGACCCCCGCCCGTTGCCGGCAGTGCGCGGGTCCCCTGTCTTTACCGGGCTCGGACGTCGGCCCCGGAGCCGGTGCCCAGGCGGCGCACAGTCCGCTCTGTCGCTGGTGCGGGCGCACCGAGGCGGCTTTCCGCTGTCCGGTGTGCGGTGGCCGGGCCCTGCGCGCCGTGGTCGTGGGGGCGGCGCGGACCGCCGAGGAGCTGGGCCGAGCCTTTCCCGGGGTGCCAGTTCGCGGATCCAGCGGCGCCGCCTTGCTGGACACCGTCCCGCCGGGACCACAGGTGGTGGTGGCGACCGTCGGCGCCGAACCGTTGCTCGCCGGTGGATACGGGGTGGGTCTGCTGCTGGACGGCTGGGCCCTGCTCGGTCGCGCCGATCTGCGCGCCGCCGAGGACACATTGCGCCGGTGGCTCAGCGCCGCGGCCCTGGTGCGGTCCGACGGCCAGGTGCTCGTGATGGCCGATCCGGGTGTGCCGACTGTGCAGGCCCTGCTGCGCTGGGATCCGGCCGGGCACGCCGCCGCCGAACTGGCCCAGCGGGCCGAGGTGGGGTTCCCGCCGGCCGTGCGGATGGCCGCGGTCGACGGCACGGCGGAGGGAATCGCCGAATTGCTCGCGGTCACCGAGCTGCCGGCCGCCGCGCAGGTGCTGGGCCCGGTGCCGCTGCCGGCCGCCGCGCGGTTGCCGTCCGGCGCCCGCGGTAGCGGCGGCGAACATGGGGCGGAGGTCGAGCGGGTGCTGCTGCGCACGCCTCGCGCGGGTGGCGCGGCACTGGCGCGTGCGCTCACCGCTGCCCAGGCGATCCGTAGTAGTCAGCGTGCGGATTCGCCGCTGCGAGTGCAGATAGATCCCCTCGATATCGGCTGA
- the metK gene encoding methionine adenosyltransferase: protein MRTSGSRLFTSESVTEGHPDKICDAISDSILDALLAQDPRSRVAVETLVTTGQVHVAGEVTTEAYADIPHIVREKILEIGYDSSAKGFDGNSCGVNIAIGSQSPDIAQGVDTSHEARVGGSDDEIEQQGAGDQGLMFGYANTDTPELMPLPIALAHRLSRKLTEVRKTGVLPYLRPDGKTQVTIEYDGDRAVRLDTVVLSTQHAADIDLDNLLAPDIREKVVDAVLAELAIPDLDTSDIRLLVNPTGKFVLGGPMGDAGLTGRKIIVDTYGGMARHGGGAFSGKDPSKVDRSAAYAMRWVAKNVVAAGLADRVEVQVAYAIGKSAPVGLFVETFGTEKTDPAGISSAITEVFDLRPGAIIRDLDLLRPIYAPTAAYGHFGRTDIDLPWERTDRAEKLRAAAGL from the coding sequence GTGCGCACGTCCGGTAGCCGGCTTTTCACCAGTGAGTCCGTGACCGAGGGTCATCCGGACAAGATCTGTGATGCCATCAGCGATTCCATTCTCGACGCTCTGCTGGCCCAGGACCCGCGTAGCCGCGTGGCCGTGGAGACCCTGGTGACCACCGGCCAGGTGCATGTCGCGGGTGAGGTCACCACCGAGGCCTATGCGGATATCCCGCATATCGTCCGGGAGAAGATCCTCGAGATCGGATACGACTCGTCGGCAAAGGGATTCGACGGCAACTCCTGCGGCGTCAACATCGCGATCGGCTCCCAGTCGCCCGATATCGCCCAGGGCGTCGACACCTCGCACGAAGCGCGCGTCGGCGGCTCCGACGACGAGATCGAGCAGCAGGGCGCCGGGGATCAGGGCCTGATGTTCGGTTACGCCAACACCGATACGCCCGAGCTCATGCCGCTACCGATCGCGCTCGCGCACCGCCTGTCCCGCAAGCTCACCGAGGTACGCAAGACCGGTGTGCTGCCGTATCTGCGGCCGGACGGCAAAACCCAGGTCACCATCGAATACGACGGAGACCGCGCGGTGCGGCTGGACACTGTGGTCCTGTCCACCCAGCACGCCGCCGATATCGACCTGGACAATCTGCTGGCTCCCGATATCCGGGAGAAGGTCGTCGACGCGGTGCTGGCCGAACTGGCGATCCCCGATCTGGACACCTCCGATATCCGCCTGCTCGTCAACCCGACCGGCAAGTTCGTGCTCGGCGGGCCGATGGGCGACGCCGGCCTGACCGGCCGCAAGATCATCGTCGACACCTACGGCGGTATGGCCCGCCACGGTGGCGGCGCCTTCTCCGGTAAAGACCCCTCCAAGGTCGATCGCTCGGCCGCGTACGCGATGCGCTGGGTCGCCAAGAACGTGGTCGCCGCCGGTCTGGCCGACCGGGTGGAGGTGCAGGTGGCGTACGCGATCGGCAAATCGGCGCCGGTCGGGCTGTTCGTGGAGACCTTCGGCACCGAGAAGACCGATCCGGCCGGGATCTCCTCGGCGATCACCGAGGTATTCGATCTGCGTCCGGGCGCCATCATTCGCGACCTGGACCTGCTGCGCCCGATCTACGCCCCGACCGCCGCCTACGGACATTTCGGTCGCACCGATATCGACCTGCCCTGGGAGCGCACCGACCGCGCGGAGAAGTTGCGCGCCGCCGCCGGACTGTAA
- the def gene encoding peptide deformylase yields the protein MTVQSVRLFGDPILRARAAEVTEFGPELRQLVTDLTDTMYDDGGVGMAAPQIGVGLRVFVYDTHDARGHLINPVWTALDEEEQIGPEGCLSIPGVNHDTRRALRVRATGVDVEGNPVEFEAEGLLARCVQHETDHLDGTLFIDRLDPPDRKQAMRTIRESDWFIAGLTVRPSRALAERDR from the coding sequence GTGACCGTCCAGTCCGTCCGCCTCTTCGGCGATCCCATTCTGCGAGCCCGCGCGGCAGAGGTCACCGAATTCGGCCCCGAACTGCGGCAGTTGGTGACCGATCTGACCGACACCATGTACGACGACGGTGGCGTCGGGATGGCGGCCCCGCAGATCGGGGTCGGGCTGCGGGTCTTCGTCTACGACACCCACGACGCCCGTGGCCATCTGATCAACCCGGTCTGGACCGCGCTCGACGAGGAGGAGCAGATCGGCCCGGAGGGTTGCCTGTCGATTCCCGGAGTGAACCACGATACGAGGCGTGCGCTGCGGGTGCGGGCCACCGGTGTGGATGTGGAAGGCAACCCGGTCGAATTCGAGGCCGAGGGTCTGCTTGCGCGGTGTGTCCAGCACGAAACCGATCACCTGGACGGCACCCTTTTCATCGACCGGCTCGATCCGCCCGACCGGAAGCAGGCCATGCGCACCATCCGCGAATCCGATTGGTTCATCGCCGGCCTCACGGTCCGGCCCAGTCGCGCGCTCGCCGAGCGGGACCGCTGA
- the fmt gene encoding methionyl-tRNA formyltransferase — MRIVFAGTPEPAVPSLLRLLDSRHEVVAVVTRPDATAGRGRKLKRSPVAEIADEHGIAVFTPHKPAEPDFVAALTDLAPECCPVVAYGALLPAELLDIPVHGWINLHFSLLPAWRGAAPVQAAIAAGDEITGASTFRIETGLDTGPVYGVVTERIGVTDTAGDLLTRLSHSGAALLEQTLDGVEDATLQAIPQAADGVSYAPKITVEAAQVRWDQPALAVGRAVRAVTPFPGAWTTVAGTRLKLGPVELVEEVIPERQIEIRKTGVYIGTATTAVRLDQVQPQGKRMMAALDWARGARLDAGAVVE, encoded by the coding sequence ATGCGGATAGTTTTCGCCGGCACTCCCGAGCCCGCGGTTCCCTCGCTGCTCCGCCTGCTCGACTCCCGGCACGAGGTGGTCGCCGTGGTGACCCGGCCCGACGCCACCGCGGGGCGCGGCCGGAAACTGAAACGTTCGCCGGTCGCGGAGATCGCCGACGAACACGGGATTGCGGTGTTCACTCCCCACAAGCCCGCCGAACCCGACTTCGTCGCGGCGCTCACGGATCTGGCGCCGGAGTGCTGCCCGGTGGTCGCGTACGGCGCGCTGCTCCCGGCCGAACTCCTCGATATCCCGGTCCACGGCTGGATCAACCTGCACTTCTCGCTGCTCCCCGCCTGGCGCGGCGCGGCCCCGGTGCAGGCGGCGATCGCGGCCGGCGACGAGATCACCGGGGCGTCCACGTTCCGGATCGAGACCGGTTTGGACACCGGCCCGGTCTACGGGGTGGTGACCGAGCGAATCGGGGTCACCGATACCGCCGGTGACCTGCTGACCCGACTGTCCCACAGCGGTGCGGCGCTGCTGGAACAGACTCTCGACGGAGTCGAGGACGCGACCCTGCAGGCGATCCCGCAGGCGGCCGACGGTGTGTCCTACGCACCCAAGATCACGGTCGAGGCGGCGCAGGTGCGCTGGGATCAGCCGGCGCTGGCGGTCGGCCGGGCGGTCCGGGCGGTGACGCCGTTCCCGGGGGCTTGGACCACAGTGGCCGGTACCCGGCTGAAACTGGGCCCGGTGGAACTGGTCGAAGAGGTCATTCCGGAGCGGCAGATCGAGATCCGCAAGACCGGCGTCTACATCGGCACGGCGACTACGGCGGTCCGGTTGGACCAGGTGCAGCCCCAAGGTAAACGCATGATGGCCGCGCTGGACTGGGCGCGCGGCGCCCGCCTGGACGCCGGCGCGGTGGTCGAATGA